In Centropristis striata isolate RG_2023a ecotype Rhode Island chromosome 15, C.striata_1.0, whole genome shotgun sequence, a genomic segment contains:
- the LOC131986730 gene encoding lysophosphatidic acid receptor 6-like: MTIKFYSILLKDMELWNMTAVPAEPFPRLSNCTVDTSYRFTFYQVSYSVIFLLGLATNSLALRRLCLSPCTMNSTAIYMLSLSAADLFFVISLPLRIYYYHQKGRASSSKAGDPSGWTPGAAYCHLTFTLKYISLYGGIFFLVCIAVDRYFAVVHPLASTLRRLRVAQLVSGGMWCVVLGLSVGLPLLRSAAARQHQPCLLDPSSQRHRTVILVALGLVLGSFLLPTALLLYSYCRVLSVLRRPRQRSRSQRRSRQHTLTLIYWVLGIFLLCFVPYHINLLGYTLTHVGLLPHCGLAKVTKAVHPVVLSLASSNCCLNPLIYYFSSSLVHREAPGGGGSGSH; the protein is encoded by the coding sequence atgacaataaagttctattctattctccTTAAAGACATGGAGCTGTGGAATATGACCGCGGTGCCAGCTGAGCCGTTCCCACGTCTGTCGAACTGCACCGTGGACACCAGCTACCGCTTCACCTTCTACCAGGTGTCCTACAGCGTCATCTTCCTGCTGGGCTTGGCCACCAACAGCCTGGCTCTGCGCCGACTGTGCCTGTCTCCCTGCACCATGAACAGCACCGCCATCTACATGCTCAGCCTGTCGGCCGCCGACTTGTTTTTTGTCATCTCTCTGCCGCTGAGAATCTACTACTATCACCAAAAAGGCAGAGCGTCGTCCTCCAAGGCAGGAGACCCGTCCGGCTGGACCCCCGGGGCGGCGTACTGCCACCTCACGTTCACCCTCAAATACATCAGCCTGTACGGGGGCATCTTCTTCCTGGTTTGCATCGCCGTCGACCGTTATTTTGCGGTTGTTCACCCGCTGGCGTCCACGCTCCGCAGGCTGCGTGTTGCACAGCTGGTGAGTGGGGGGATGTGGTGCGTGGTGCTGGGGCTCAGCGTGGGGCTGCCTCTGCTGCGCTCTGCAGCCGCTCGCCAGCATCAGCCCTGCCTGCTGGACCCGTCCTCGCAGCGCCACCGCACCGTCATCCTGGTGGCTCTGGGCCTGGTGTTGGGGTCGTTCCTGCTGCCCACGGCGCTGCTCCTCTACAGCTACTGCAGGGTGCTGAGCGTGCTGCGGCGGCCGAGGCAGCGCTCCCGCAGCCAGCGGCGCAGCCGGCAGCACACTCTCACGCTGATCTACTGGGTGCTCGGCATCTTCCTGCTGTGCTTTGTGCCCTACCACATCAACCTGCTGggatacacactcacacatgtggGGCTGCTGCCCCACTGTGGCCTGGCCAAGGTGACCAAGGCTGTGCACCCTGTGGTGCTGTCGCTAGCTAGCTCCAACTGCTGCCTCAACCCACTCATCTACTACTTCTCCAGCAGCCTGGTACACAGGGAGGCGCCCGGTGGTGGAGGCAGTGGCAGCCACTGA